Proteins encoded within one genomic window of Polaribacter sp. NJDZ03:
- the tpiA gene encoding triose-phosphate isomerase — protein MRTKIVAGNWKMNNDKKESKKLIKDLKKAIKNEKLKNTRVIVAPTFVNLSASLKAAKDSAIEVVAQNMHQAKNGAYTGEISADMLKAIGIKTVILGHSERRTYFNETDASLAAKVDAILENDLETIFCFGELLEDRKSENHFAVVESQISNALFHLGADAWKSIILAYEPVWAIGTGETASAEQAQEMHAFIRSIVAKKYNQEVADAVSILYGGSVKPANAEEIFSKPDVDGGLIGGAALNVDDFTGIIKAI, from the coding sequence ATGAGAACAAAAATAGTAGCAGGTAACTGGAAAATGAATAATGATAAGAAAGAAAGTAAAAAACTTATCAAAGATTTAAAAAAAGCAATTAAAAATGAGAAATTAAAAAACACTCGTGTTATTGTTGCTCCTACTTTTGTAAACTTATCAGCTTCTTTAAAAGCAGCGAAAGATTCTGCTATAGAGGTAGTTGCTCAAAATATGCACCAAGCTAAAAATGGTGCTTATACAGGAGAAATTTCTGCAGATATGTTAAAAGCAATCGGAATTAAAACGGTTATTTTAGGACACTCGGAAAGAAGAACTTATTTTAATGAAACAGATGCGTCATTAGCAGCAAAAGTAGATGCTATTTTAGAAAATGATTTAGAAACAATTTTTTGTTTTGGAGAATTATTAGAAGACAGAAAATCTGAAAACCATTTTGCAGTAGTAGAAAGCCAAATTTCTAATGCATTATTCCATTTAGGAGCAGATGCTTGGAAAAGCATTATTTTAGCTTACGAGCCAGTTTGGGCAATTGGTACGGGAGAAACTGCAAGTGCAGAACAAGCGCAAGAAATGCATGCTTTTATTAGAAGTATTGTAGCTAAAAAATACAATCAAGAAGTTGCAGATGCTGTTTCTATTTTATATGGTGGTAGTGTAAAACCTGCAAACGCAGAAGAAATTTTCTCTAAACCAGATGTAGATGGTGGGTTAATTGGTGGAGCTGCTTTAAATGTAGATGATTTTACAGGAATTATTAAAGCTATTTAA
- a CDS encoding RagB/SusD family nutrient uptake outer membrane protein, with amino-acid sequence MLRKINLLILGLLVMLITSCEDDFLETTPTDSIAEVEAFANVDNMFLVLNGLHRVMYAQNPISGGTSSRSGQSFYIPALDAMGGQMIHSSPGNGWMRSELRWLTHTNANFTTVNNFWYMRYHIIATSNNLINLIEEKGFSESDEDVRNILGQAYAYRAWAYHQLISTFAKGYLIGSPATDAGVPLLLITGAPYTSAPRSTVQVVYDQINADIANSISFFDGASKPDNKSHLSINAAQGLKARIDLTQGKWQGAADAAIAAREGFPLLDETKWLSGFNTVELSEVIWGGTVIEAESNFFQSLFYFIGPTFNGSQNRSNPKLINKEVYDAIPSTDFRVNMALPLAPNTNSSASNGEGGSFETDPNYTSAEEFFAAKTEVLEKYGMTSAHNTHPYMAVKFLQKNPGSIDPDDVLYMRSSEMYLIEAEAKAMLDDVTGAQAVLQVFGASRDTAYDASVYTSKEALMAHIKWQRRVELYGEGFSFHDHIRWDEGIDLTNSGADDNLYRDGFIQEKPSLNDAWIWKIPQDEIDANPNLTEADQN; translated from the coding sequence ATGTTACGAAAAATTAACCTATTAATTTTAGGATTACTAGTAATGCTAATTACCAGTTGTGAAGATGACTTTTTAGAAACAACACCAACAGATTCTATTGCAGAAGTAGAAGCTTTTGCAAATGTAGACAATATGTTTTTGGTGTTAAATGGTTTGCATAGAGTAATGTATGCTCAAAATCCTATATCAGGAGGGACATCAAGTAGAAGTGGACAGAGTTTTTATATCCCGGCTTTAGATGCTATGGGTGGACAAATGATTCACTCATCACCAGGAAATGGTTGGATGAGAAGTGAATTAAGGTGGTTAACACATACAAACGCAAACTTTACAACAGTAAATAACTTTTGGTATATGCGTTACCATATTATAGCTACTTCTAACAATCTAATTAATTTAATTGAAGAAAAAGGTTTTTCTGAATCAGATGAAGATGTAAGAAATATTCTAGGTCAAGCGTATGCGTATAGAGCTTGGGCATATCATCAATTAATTTCAACATTTGCAAAAGGGTATTTAATAGGTAGTCCTGCTACAGATGCTGGTGTTCCTTTGTTGTTAATTACTGGAGCTCCTTATACAAGTGCTCCTAGATCTACAGTTCAGGTTGTTTATGATCAAATAAATGCAGATATAGCAAATTCTATAAGCTTTTTTGATGGTGCCTCTAAACCAGATAATAAATCTCATTTATCTATAAATGCAGCTCAAGGTTTAAAAGCTAGAATAGATTTAACGCAAGGTAAGTGGCAAGGTGCAGCAGATGCTGCAATAGCAGCACGTGAAGGTTTTCCATTGTTAGATGAAACTAAATGGTTATCTGGTTTTAATACGGTAGAACTTTCTGAAGTAATTTGGGGAGGTACTGTTATTGAGGCAGAATCAAACTTTTTTCAATCTTTATTTTATTTTATTGGACCAACTTTTAATGGTAGTCAAAATAGATCAAACCCTAAGTTAATTAATAAAGAGGTTTACGATGCAATACCGTCTACAGATTTTAGAGTTAACATGGCATTACCATTGGCTCCAAATACAAATTCTTCTGCATCTAACGGAGAAGGTGGTAGTTTTGAGACTGATCCAAATTATACTTCAGCAGAAGAGTTTTTTGCAGCTAAAACAGAAGTTTTAGAGAAATATGGTATGACTTCTGCACATAATACTCATCCGTATATGGCAGTTAAATTTTTACAAAAGAATCCAGGATCAATAGATCCAGATGATGTTCTTTACATGCGTTCTTCAGAAATGTATTTAATAGAAGCAGAGGCTAAGGCGATGTTAGATGATGTAACTGGAGCACAAGCTGTTCTTCAGGTTTTTGGAGCTAGTAGAGATACTGCTTATGATGCTTCTGTATATACTTCTAAAGAAGCTTTAATGGCGCATATTAAATGGCAAAGAAGAGTAGAGCTTTATGGAGAAGGATTTAGTTTCCATGATCACATCCGTTGGGATGAAGGAATCGATTTAACAAATTCTGGAGCTGATGATAATTTATATAGAGATGGTTTTATTCAAGAAAAGCCTTCTTTAAATGATGCTTGGATTTGGAAAATTCCACAAGATGAAATTGATGCAAACCCAAATTTAACGGAAGCAGATCAAAATTAA
- the pyrF gene encoding orotidine-5'-phosphate decarboxylase has product MTTQELIAQIKQKKSFLCIGLDVDLNKIPQHLLKEEDPIFAFNKAIIDATHHLCVAYKPNTAFYEAYGIKGWQSLEKTIQYLNTNYPEIYTIADAKRGDIGNTSTMYAKAFLEDLAFDSVTVAPYMGKDSVEPFLAFKNKHTIMLALTSNEGAFDFQTKEVNGRELYKEVLETSKGWKNSENLMYVVGATKAEYFTEIRKIVPNSFLLVPGVGAQGGNLQDVCKYGLSENIGLLINSSRGIIYASKDENFAQNAALKAEELQQEMATILAQ; this is encoded by the coding sequence ATGACAACACAAGAACTTATTGCCCAAATTAAACAGAAAAAATCATTTTTATGTATCGGATTGGATGTGGATTTAAACAAAATTCCGCAGCATCTTTTAAAAGAAGAAGATCCTATTTTTGCATTTAACAAAGCAATTATCGATGCTACGCATCATTTGTGTGTTGCCTATAAACCAAATACCGCTTTTTACGAAGCATACGGAATAAAAGGATGGCAATCACTTGAAAAAACGATTCAGTATTTAAATACAAATTACCCAGAAATCTACACAATTGCAGATGCAAAACGTGGCGATATTGGTAATACCTCAACTATGTATGCAAAAGCATTTTTAGAAGATTTAGCATTCGACTCTGTAACTGTTGCTCCTTATATGGGTAAAGATTCTGTAGAGCCTTTTTTAGCCTTTAAAAACAAGCATACTATTATGTTAGCATTAACATCTAACGAAGGTGCTTTCGATTTTCAGACAAAAGAAGTAAATGGTAGAGAATTATATAAAGAGGTTTTAGAGACTTCTAAAGGATGGAAAAATTCTGAAAACTTAATGTATGTTGTAGGCGCTACAAAGGCAGAATATTTTACAGAAATTAGAAAAATTGTTCCTAATTCTTTCCTACTAGTTCCTGGTGTTGGCGCTCAAGGAGGTAATTTACAAGATGTTTGTAAATATGGTTTATCAGAAAATATTGGTTTATTAATCAATTCGTCTAGAGGAATTATTTACGCTTCTAAAGATGAAAATTTTGCTCAAAACGCTGCTTTAAAAGCCGAAGAATTACAACAAGAAATGGCGACTATTTTAGCGCAATAA
- the prmA gene encoding 50S ribosomal protein L11 methyltransferase produces the protein MDNIYIEYNFTVTPKVPGTEILIAELGEVGFESFVENENGVTAYIQKDDWNASVLEDIFVLNSEEFSIEYNHSEIAQTNWNAEWEKNFSPIQVEDLVSIRAPFHENPHLKYDIVIEPKMSFGTGHHETTHMMVQHLLQLDLEGKKTLDMGCGTGILAIFAEMKGANPIDAIDIDNWCYENSIENVERNNCKNISVFEGEAALLINKKYDVIIANINRNILLMDMQAYTNCLNDNGVLLLSGFYQEDIPIIDAEVSKYNLKLDTVIERNNWVALKYNKL, from the coding sequence ATGGACAATATATATATAGAATACAATTTTACAGTTACACCAAAAGTACCTGGAACAGAAATTTTAATTGCAGAATTAGGAGAAGTTGGTTTTGAGAGTTTTGTTGAAAATGAAAACGGAGTAACCGCTTACATTCAAAAAGATGATTGGAACGCTAGCGTTTTAGAGGACATCTTTGTTTTAAATTCTGAAGAGTTTTCTATTGAATACAACCATAGCGAAATAGCACAAACAAATTGGAATGCAGAATGGGAAAAGAATTTTTCACCTATTCAGGTGGAAGATTTGGTTAGCATTAGAGCACCATTTCATGAAAATCCTCATTTAAAGTATGATATTGTAATTGAGCCAAAAATGAGTTTTGGTACAGGTCATCATGAAACTACACACATGATGGTACAACATTTATTACAATTAGATTTAGAAGGTAAAAAAACATTAGATATGGGATGTGGAACTGGTATTTTAGCAATTTTTGCTGAAATGAAAGGAGCAAACCCTATTGATGCTATCGATATTGATAATTGGTGTTATGAAAATTCTATAGAGAATGTTGAGAGAAATAATTGTAAAAATATTTCTGTTTTTGAAGGAGAAGCGGCACTTTTAATCAATAAAAAGTATGATGTTATTATTGCCAACATCAATAGAAATATTTTGTTGATGGATATGCAGGCGTATACTAATTGTTTAAATGATAATGGAGTGCTTTTATTAAGTGGTTTTTACCAAGAAGATATACCAATTATAGATGCAGAAGTTTCTAAGTACAATTTAAAATTAGATACTGTTATAGAAAGGAATAATTGGGTTGCATTAAAATACAATAAATTGTAA
- a CDS encoding DUF4197 domain-containing protein yields the protein MIKKVLILMIAIQFAGCAELQKVANQVTQSTGLSQEQIGNGLRAALDKGIKDQVSKLTATNGFYKNELVKIMLPEELQAVDKGLRNIGLSNLADEGIKALNRAAEDAVKTATPIFVNAVKDMSFADAKNILLGDKNAATTYLQTKTTTSLTASFSPVIKNSFSKVGADKIWSNLITKYNSIPFVKSVNPDLTQYVTAEALKGVYTMIEIEEKGIRENVGLRSTTLLKQVFALQDNK from the coding sequence ATGATAAAAAAAGTTTTAATTTTAATGATTGCAATTCAGTTTGCAGGATGTGCAGAATTACAAAAAGTAGCAAACCAAGTAACTCAAAGTACAGGTTTAAGTCAAGAACAAATTGGTAATGGTTTGCGTGCGGCTTTAGATAAAGGAATAAAGGATCAAGTTTCTAAATTAACTGCAACAAACGGATTTTATAAAAATGAGTTGGTAAAAATTATGTTGCCAGAAGAGTTACAAGCTGTAGATAAAGGTTTGCGTAATATTGGTTTAAGTAATTTAGCAGATGAAGGAATTAAAGCTTTAAACAGAGCGGCAGAAGATGCCGTTAAAACGGCAACGCCTATTTTTGTAAATGCAGTAAAAGACATGTCTTTTGCAGATGCTAAAAATATTCTTTTAGGAGATAAAAATGCAGCAACTACGTATTTACAAACCAAAACGACTACTAGTTTAACAGCAAGTTTTAGCCCTGTAATTAAAAATTCTTTTTCTAAGGTAGGAGCAGATAAAATTTGGAGTAATTTAATTACAAAATATAATTCTATTCCTTTTGTAAAAAGTGTAAACCCAGACTTAACACAGTATGTAACTGCAGAAGCTTTAAAAGGAGTTTATACAATGATTGAAATAGAAGAAAAAGGAATTAGAGAAAATGTAGGTTTGCGTAGTACTACTTTATTAAAACAAGTATTCGCTTTACAAGACAATAAATAA
- a CDS encoding M15 family metallopeptidase → MGIYKVPLKLIGILFLFGCFNGCKPTPKKIAIQTTEVVEEKKSIPIYPKYLNTNYVLGKFNYTENSDFTTVPKENSSKKIYLRKDVLEAFLQMNNAALKEDISFTILSGTRNFNHQKRIWDYKWNDKYKSLPPLNRAKKILEFSSMPSTSRHHWGTDIDINSLNNAYFGNGKGLKEYNWLFQNAHIFGFYQVYTSKENGRTGYSEEKWHWTYLPLSSLYLTYYNATVRLENINGFEGCSYAKELNVVKEYVNGINSKILEKQ, encoded by the coding sequence TTGGGCATTTATAAAGTACCTTTAAAACTAATAGGTATTCTTTTTCTCTTCGGATGTTTTAATGGTTGTAAGCCTACACCAAAGAAAATTGCAATACAAACTACTGAAGTTGTTGAGGAAAAAAAATCCATTCCTATATATCCAAAATATCTAAACACAAATTATGTTTTAGGAAAATTTAATTACACAGAAAATTCAGATTTTACAACGGTACCAAAAGAAAACTCATCAAAAAAAATATACTTAAGAAAAGACGTTTTAGAGGCTTTTTTACAAATGAATAATGCCGCTTTAAAAGAAGATATTTCATTTACCATACTATCAGGAACCAGAAATTTTAATCATCAAAAACGTATTTGGGATTACAAATGGAATGATAAATATAAAAGTTTACCTCCATTAAATAGAGCAAAAAAGATTTTAGAATTTAGTTCTATGCCTTCCACTTCTCGTCATCATTGGGGAACGGATATAGACATTAACAGTCTTAATAATGCTTATTTCGGAAATGGAAAAGGACTAAAAGAATACAATTGGTTGTTTCAAAATGCACATATATTTGGTTTTTATCAAGTGTATACTTCCAAAGAAAATGGAAGAACAGGTTATAGTGAAGAAAAATGGCATTGGACTTATTTACCACTGTCATCACTCTATTTAACATATTATAATGCAACAGTTCGCCTAGAAAACATCAATGGATTTGAAGGTTGTTCTTATGCAAAGGAACTGAACGTAGTTAAAGAGTATGTAAATGGAATTAACTCTAAAATCCTTGAAAAACAATAA
- a CDS encoding ABC transporter substrate-binding protein, which yields MEFQDQIGRILTFDKTPKRIISLVPSLTELLVDLGLEDSIVGVTKFCVHPNHLKETKTIVGGTKNIHIDKIKALQPDIILCNKEENTKQIVGSCEKIAPTHVSDIFTIDDNLELIKQYGMLFSVENKASEIILKINSELAIFKEFIKNKKAKKVVYFIWKTPWMAVGNSTFINHLLLLNKFDNIYQHKERYPEIDLEEMKLHEELDFVFLSSEPYPFKETHLLEIEKHTQQAKAVLVDGEMFSWYGSRLIKAFDYFKTLH from the coding sequence ATGGAATTTCAAGATCAAATAGGGCGGATTTTAACGTTTGATAAAACGCCGAAACGTATTATTAGTCTTGTACCAAGTTTAACAGAATTATTAGTCGACTTAGGTTTAGAAGACTCAATTGTTGGTGTTACAAAATTTTGCGTTCATCCCAATCATTTAAAAGAAACTAAAACGATTGTTGGTGGTACAAAAAATATTCACATTGATAAAATAAAGGCTTTACAGCCTGATATCATTCTTTGTAATAAAGAAGAAAATACTAAACAAATTGTTGGGAGCTGCGAAAAAATTGCGCCAACACATGTTTCTGATATTTTTACAATTGATGATAATTTAGAACTGATAAAACAATATGGAATGTTGTTTTCCGTAGAAAATAAAGCCTCAGAAATTATTCTAAAAATTAATTCTGAATTAGCAATTTTTAAAGAATTTATCAAAAATAAAAAAGCAAAAAAAGTAGTTTATTTTATTTGGAAAACTCCTTGGATGGCTGTCGGAAACTCTACGTTCATAAATCATTTACTGCTTTTAAACAAGTTTGATAATATTTATCAGCATAAAGAACGTTACCCAGAAATTGATTTGGAAGAAATGAAATTACATGAAGAACTAGATTTCGTGTTTTTATCTTCCGAACCTTATCCTTTTAAAGAAACACATCTTCTAGAAATAGAAAAACATACCCAACAAGCAAAAGCAGTTCTTGTTGATGGAGAAATGTTTTCTTGGTACGGAAGTCGGTTAATAAAAGCATTTGACTACTTTAAAACGCTTCATTAA
- a CDS encoding TlpA disulfide reductase family protein — MFKKIIILVFVSFLTSCSLESQSEFSEKALNEKVYNLNDEVSTFKEVINLHKGKKIFIDVWASWCRDCLVGMPKVKELQKEFPEVVYLFLSVDEKKGSWKRGVKRYDVIGEHYNLPQGMKKGDLVNFLNLNWIPRYVVVDENGKIALFNATDASDENIIEALKE, encoded by the coding sequence ATGTTCAAAAAAATAATAATCTTAGTTTTTGTATCGTTTTTAACGAGTTGTAGTTTAGAATCTCAATCTGAATTTTCAGAAAAAGCACTGAATGAAAAAGTATATAATTTAAACGACGAAGTAAGTACGTTTAAAGAAGTAATTAATCTACATAAAGGGAAAAAGATATTCATTGATGTTTGGGCTTCTTGGTGTAGAGATTGTTTGGTAGGAATGCCAAAAGTAAAAGAACTGCAAAAGGAGTTTCCAGAAGTTGTGTATTTATTTTTATCGGTTGATGAAAAAAAGGGCTCGTGGAAAAGAGGTGTAAAGCGTTATGATGTTATTGGTGAGCACTACAATTTACCACAAGGAATGAAAAAAGGAGATTTGGTTAATTTCTTAAACCTTAATTGGATTCCTAGATATGTTGTAGTTGATGAAAACGGAAAAATAGCGTTATTTAATGCAACAGATGCTTCTGATGAAAATATAATTGAAGCATTAAAAGAATAA
- a CDS encoding SusC/RagA family TonB-linked outer membrane protein has product MKKFFKVSLILFLGLIVQVTFAQKKTISGTVSDESGSLPGVSVLVKGTNTGVETDFDGNYKIASKSGDVLVFSYLGFKSTQKKVGASAVINVVLQEDSSVLEEVIVVAFGTTTKEAFTGSANVVGAKDLALRSVTSPIGAIEGKATGVQFVAASGQPGSSPEIVIRGVGTLNGSSTPLYIVDGIQFDGSLSSINQDDIASMTVLKDAASTSLYGSRAANGVVIITTKKGRNNKTTVSASTQYSVITRSVPNYDRVGAGSYYELMWEGYKNTIGGANPEIEASAKIFNQLGYNPFNVANDQIVGTDGKLNPNAKLKYESLDWFDYLERSGSRKSHSVNVASGGENHSIFYSASYLKEEGYVIESDYERVTNRLNADFSPTDNITVGGSVYITATNSHGPTSGGDNSTVNPFSWANDLGPIYPVYQVGIDGKILNDISGNPLYDLGEGYPDSNIQTRPYNPGRHGIAELILNEDQDKLNLYGFRNYLEVKLAEGLKAKVTYGRDIQDNITKGYENETVGDGAPTGRYSEDRFRRVVENFNQILTYNTSIKDIHNIDVTLGHESFDRSFSTLGGIANTQAAAGIYEFDNFAAGDNVNGNSTDHRIEGYFARLNYNFDSKYYLSASARRDGTSRFSKDARWGTFYSVGGSWRIDQEKFMENISFIDRLKLRASYGEIGNERVGSFYASQALYEIIPNAGTPGIIWSNTGNVDLEWENQVSWDVALEFSMFNNVLDGSVEFYKKSSQDLLYELGIPLSEGLDVFPTNLGDLYNQGIEVSLTGHLLRTKDFNWDLSVQASTFKNEITKIDSPADNDSKRWEEGRSIYDYYIYHYAGVDVDNGDALYYMFEDAVDGGRVAVLNADGTQATTNDFQDAGEAFTDTSSIPDLLGSVSNSFRYKQFTLDLLFTFGIGGEILDSGYTSLMHPGTFGNALHVDAKNAWRVPGDVTDVPRLENGNPNQTVAGSTRFLTDASYVALKNVNLGYSFDKDVAEKLGLSNLRVSLSGENIFINTERTGLNPQYSLSGTQTASDYSPSRTVTLGVNLSF; this is encoded by the coding sequence ATGAAAAAATTTTTTAAGGTATCCCTCATACTATTTTTGGGGTTGATTGTGCAAGTTACTTTTGCTCAAAAGAAAACTATTTCTGGGACAGTCTCAGATGAGTCAGGGAGTTTACCTGGTGTAAGTGTTTTAGTAAAAGGTACTAATACAGGAGTAGAAACAGATTTTGATGGAAACTACAAAATTGCTAGTAAAAGTGGAGACGTGTTAGTATTTAGTTACTTAGGCTTCAAGTCTACACAAAAGAAAGTAGGAGCTTCGGCTGTTATTAATGTAGTTTTACAAGAAGATAGTAGTGTCTTAGAAGAGGTTATAGTTGTGGCCTTTGGTACAACAACCAAAGAAGCTTTTACAGGTTCTGCAAATGTTGTAGGTGCAAAAGATTTAGCACTTAGATCTGTAACATCACCAATTGGAGCTATTGAAGGTAAGGCAACTGGTGTTCAGTTTGTTGCGGCATCAGGTCAACCAGGTTCTTCTCCAGAAATTGTAATTCGTGGTGTTGGTACTCTTAACGGTAGTTCAACTCCATTATACATTGTAGATGGAATACAGTTTGATGGTTCATTAAGTTCTATCAATCAAGATGATATTGCTTCTATGACAGTTTTAAAAGATGCAGCTTCAACGTCATTGTATGGTTCTAGAGCAGCAAATGGTGTAGTTATTATTACAACAAAAAAAGGAAGAAATAATAAAACAACTGTAAGTGCATCAACTCAATACAGTGTTATTACAAGATCTGTACCTAATTATGATAGAGTAGGAGCTGGTTCTTATTATGAGTTAATGTGGGAAGGTTATAAGAATACAATTGGTGGTGCAAATCCAGAAATTGAAGCTTCTGCAAAAATATTTAATCAATTAGGTTATAATCCATTTAATGTTGCAAATGATCAAATTGTAGGTACAGATGGTAAATTAAACCCTAATGCAAAACTTAAGTATGAGTCTTTAGATTGGTTCGATTATTTAGAAAGATCTGGTAGTAGAAAAAGTCATTCTGTAAATGTTGCCTCTGGTGGCGAAAATCATTCTATATTTTATTCTGCATCTTATTTAAAAGAAGAAGGCTATGTTATAGAAAGTGATTATGAAAGAGTAACGAATAGATTAAATGCAGATTTTTCTCCAACCGATAATATTACTGTTGGTGGTAGTGTGTATATTACAGCTACAAATTCTCATGGACCAACTAGTGGAGGGGATAACTCTACAGTAAATCCTTTTAGTTGGGCTAATGATTTAGGTCCTATTTACCCAGTTTATCAAGTAGGTATCGATGGTAAAATATTAAATGATATATCAGGTAATCCTTTATATGATTTAGGAGAAGGTTACCCAGATAGTAATATTCAAACAAGACCTTATAATCCAGGAAGACATGGTATTGCAGAGTTAATTTTAAATGAAGATCAAGATAAGTTAAACTTATATGGGTTTAGAAACTACCTTGAAGTAAAACTTGCAGAAGGATTAAAGGCTAAGGTAACTTACGGTAGAGATATTCAAGATAACATCACTAAAGGTTATGAAAACGAAACAGTAGGAGATGGAGCACCAACAGGTAGATATAGTGAAGATAGATTTAGGAGAGTTGTAGAGAATTTTAATCAAATTTTAACTTATAATACTTCTATTAAGGATATTCATAATATAGATGTTACTTTAGGTCATGAAAGTTTTGATAGAAGTTTTTCTACATTAGGAGGTATTGCTAATACGCAAGCTGCTGCAGGCATTTATGAATTTGATAATTTTGCTGCAGGAGATAATGTAAATGGAAATAGTACAGATCATAGAATTGAAGGTTATTTTGCAAGATTAAACTACAACTTTGATAGCAAATATTACTTAAGTGCTTCTGCAAGAAGAGATGGTACATCTAGGTTTTCTAAAGATGCACGTTGGGGAACTTTTTATTCAGTAGGTGGTTCTTGGAGAATTGACCAAGAGAAATTTATGGAAAATATTTCTTTTATAGATAGATTAAAATTAAGAGCATCTTACGGTGAAATTGGTAATGAAAGAGTAGGTTCTTTTTATGCTTCTCAAGCATTATATGAAATAATACCAAATGCTGGTACACCTGGTATTATTTGGAGTAATACAGGGAATGTAGATTTAGAGTGGGAAAACCAAGTTAGTTGGGATGTTGCTTTAGAGTTTAGTATGTTTAATAATGTATTAGATGGTTCTGTAGAATTTTACAAAAAATCTTCTCAAGATTTATTATATGAATTAGGTATTCCTCTTTCAGAAGGATTAGATGTATTCCCTACAAATTTAGGAGATCTTTACAACCAAGGTATAGAGGTTAGTTTAACAGGTCACTTATTAAGAACAAAAGATTTTAATTGGGATTTAAGTGTACAGGCTAGTACTTTTAAAAATGAAATTACAAAAATTGATAGTCCTGCAGATAACGATTCAAAACGTTGGGAAGAAGGTAGGTCTATATATGATTACTATATTTATCATTATGCAGGAGTAGATGTAGATAATGGAGATGCACTATATTATATGTTTGAAGATGCAGTTGATGGTGGAAGAGTAGCTGTTTTAAACGCAGATGGTACACAAGCCACTACTAACGATTTTCAGGATGCCGGAGAGGCGTTTACAGATACTAGTAGTATTCCAGATTTATTAGGGTCTGTTTCTAACTCATTTAGATATAAACAATTTACACTAGACTTATTATTTACTTTTGGTATTGGAGGAGAGATTTTAGATAGTGGATATACTTCATTAATGCACCCAGGAACTTTTGGGAATGCTTTACATGTAGATGCAAAAAATGCTTGGAGAGTTCCTGGAGATGTTACAGATGTACCTCGTTTAGAAAACGGAAACCCTAACCAAACAGTTGCAGGTTCTACTCGTTTTTTAACAGATGCATCTTATGTGGCTTTAAAAAATGTAAACCTAGGATATAGTTTTGATAAGGATGTTGCAGAGAAGTTAGGTTTAAGTAATTTACGCGTTTCTCTTTCTGGTGAGAATATTTTTATCAACACGGAAAGAACTGGGTTAAATCCTCAATATAGTTTATCAGGAACACAAACTGCATCTGACTATAGTCCTTCTAGAACAGTAACTTTAGGAGTAAATCTATCTTTCTAG
- a CDS encoding DUF4136 domain-containing protein, with product MKKTFLLLFSTVLLASCSAIKVTTDYDNKVDFTQYKTFAFYKPGIDKAEISDLDKKRILRAIESELLVQGFTKSENPDMLVSIFTKSREKVDVNQNRNFGYGYGWGWNPWMMGGRNNISVSQYTEGTLFVDFIDKQQKELIWQGIGTGALKLQNREKKEARIKEFVKEIISRFPPKREK from the coding sequence ATGAAAAAAACATTTTTACTTTTGTTTAGTACTGTACTTTTAGCATCTTGTAGTGCTATAAAGGTTACAACCGATTATGATAATAAAGTAGATTTTACTCAATATAAAACGTTTGCTTTTTATAAACCAGGAATCGATAAAGCAGAGATTTCTGATTTAGATAAAAAACGAATTTTACGTGCCATAGAATCAGAATTACTAGTACAAGGATTCACAAAATCTGAGAATCCAGATATGTTAGTGAGTATTTTTACTAAATCTAGAGAAAAAGTAGACGTAAACCAGAATAGAAATTTTGGCTATGGTTACGGTTGGGGCTGGAACCCTTGGATGATGGGAGGAAGAAATAACATAAGTGTTTCTCAATATACAGAAGGTACGTTGTTTGTAGATTTTATTGATAAACAGCAAAAAGAATTGATTTGGCAAGGAATTGGAACAGGAGCTTTAAAGCTTCAAAATAGAGAAAAAAAAGAGGCTAGAATTAAAGAGTTTGTAAAAGAGATTATTTCTAGATTTCCACCAAAGAGAGAAAAATAA
- a CDS encoding DUF5522 domain-containing protein gives MYNKRVALEEGDFYVNEQGYKVFTEKFHLKRGHCCKSGCKHCPYGYDKKTDTFK, from the coding sequence GTGTATAATAAAAGAGTAGCATTAGAAGAAGGTGATTTTTATGTAAACGAACAAGGTTATAAAGTGTTTACAGAAAAGTTTCATCTAAAAAGAGGTCATTGCTGTAAAAGCGGTTGTAAACATTGTCCTTATGGATATGATAAAAAAACAGATACTTTTAAATAA